GACCGGCCGCACGAGAAGGCGGCGTGTTTTGTGACGGCATAATTGCTGATTTGTTTCAACACGTCTACAATGGATCCTACCTTCTATGGGGCGAGGTGAAGGTGACAAAGGCGGCCGATCAGCCGGATCCGAATGTCGTGCTCGTGCGGGACGCGCGGCAGCGCGCCCTGCTGCGTGAGCTGATTGGCCGCCTGCCGGCGGTGGTGGCGATCGTGGGCGGCGCCGATCACCGCCTCCAGTATCTCAATCGGGCCGCGGCCGGCGTATTCGGCGATCGCGCGCGGCTCGGGCTTCCCCTGGCCGAGGCCCTGCCCGAGCTGCAGGGACAGGCGTTGCTGGCGGCGCTCGACGCCGTGCAGCAGTCCGGCGAGCCGGTAGCCGTCGAGCAGTGCCGGCTGCAACTGCGGCGGGCCGGCGCCGGCGACGTGGACGATCGCTACTTCACGCTCATGGCCCAACCGCTGCGCGATCCCGACGGGGCACTGCTGGGCAGCGCCGTGCACGCCGTCGAGATCACGGCGCAGGTGGCGGCGCGGCAGGCGGCCGAACAGCTCGCCGAGGAGAACGCGGCGCTCTACGAACAGGCGGCGGCCGTGCTGCGCCTGCGTGACGAGCTGCTCAACACGCTCGCCCACGACTTCCGTGCTCCGCTCACGGCGATCCAGACCGGGCTCCAACTGCTGGAGCGGCAGGCAGAGCGCGGCGAGGGCCTGACGAGCGAGCGAGTGGCGGCCGTGATCGAGCCGGTGGGCGCGGCCGCGACGCGGCTGAACGCCATGCTGAGCGATCTCGAGGACCTGGCCCGCGCCGAGTCCGGCCGGGTGATCGAGCTGCGCCGCGCCCGCGTAGACTTGCAGGCCGTCGTGGCGCAGGCAGCCGCCATACAGCGGCTGAGCAGCCCCCGCCATACGCTGGCGATCGCCGCGTCGGGTCCGCCGCTGGTGGGGCAGTGGGATGGCCCGCGGCTGGAGCGCGTAGTGGCGAACCTGCTCGGTAACGCCATCCGTTACAGCCCGGACGGCGGACCGATCGATGTGTCGCTCAGCCGCGATCCCGTGCGCGGCGAGGCCGTGCTGACGATCAGCGACAGCGGTATCGGCATCCCGGCGGCGGATCTGCCGCGCGTCTTCGAGCGCTTCTACCGCAGCCCGGCCGTTGCCGGGCGCATCCGCGGCAATGGCCTGGGACTGGCCAGCGTGCGCGAAATCGTCGAGCAGCATGGCGGCCAGGTGGAGATCGCCAGCGTCGAAGGTGCGGGCACAACCGTCACCGTGCGCCTGCCGCTGGCATGAAGGTCAATCCCCCCTGCGTTCCAGCCGGCCCGAGCCGCACGGCGCTGCAGGCGCCCGAGCCGCTGTGATCGGCGCCGCGGCGAAGGCAACAATCGTGCTGAGCCCGATTTGCCGCGTTGCCTTTGCGAACGGCGTTCGCTAGCGTGGGGCCGGAGGCGTTCGCTCCGGGAGCCTGACGATGGCCGCCCTCGACGATCTGCGCGTGCTCGACCTTTCGACCGGTGTGGCCGGGCCGTTCTGTGGACGGCTGCTCGCCGGCTTC
This portion of the Dehalococcoidia bacterium genome encodes:
- a CDS encoding ATP-binding protein, which gives rise to MTKAADQPDPNVVLVRDARQRALLRELIGRLPAVVAIVGGADHRLQYLNRAAAGVFGDRARLGLPLAEALPELQGQALLAALDAVQQSGEPVAVEQCRLQLRRAGAGDVDDRYFTLMAQPLRDPDGALLGSAVHAVEITAQVAARQAAEQLAEENAALYEQAAAVLRLRDELLNTLAHDFRAPLTAIQTGLQLLERQAERGEGLTSERVAAVIEPVGAAATRLNAMLSDLEDLARAESGRVIELRRARVDLQAVVAQAAAIQRLSSPRHTLAIAASGPPLVGQWDGPRLERVVANLLGNAIRYSPDGGPIDVSLSRDPVRGEAVLTISDSGIGIPAADLPRVFERFYRSPAVAGRIRGNGLGLASVREIVEQHGGQVEIASVEGAGTTVTVRLPLA